CATGTGGATGAAAAATAGATTGCACAAGCACAAGATCACTTGGGGATTCAACGGGGTAGAGAAAATTCCACTTTACATTGTATCGACGTAATCCAGCTACAAATGTGTATAATGACTGATGGGGCGGGTAATATGGCAGCTTGCGGGGTGcggcttgcggcggcggggtacGGCGTGTTCGGGATGGACTACGAGGGGCACGGCAAGTCCATGGGCGCCCGCTGCTACATCCGCAGCTTCAGACGCCTCGTCCAAGACTGCGAGAGATTCTTCAAGTCCGTCTGCGGTAAGCCAACGACTGATCCCTCACTAACTACAGAACATCAGTAGAACTCAATCCGGATGGTGAACTTGCCTGCCGTGTAAAAATTCGTGCAGACCTTGAAGAGTACAGGAGCAAGAGCCGGTTCCTCTACGGCGAGTCCATGGGCGGCGCCGTGACGCTCCTGCTGCACAGGAACGACCCCACCTTCTGGGATGGCGCCGTTCTCGTCGCGCCCATGTGCAAGGTCTGCGCCTCAACTGTCTTCACCTGAATTCTCgcctttttttccccttctgAACTGAAGTTTTTACTTGGAAACGCGCCTGAATCCTGATTCAGATATCGGAGAAGGTGAAGCCGCACCCGCTGGTGATCGCTGCCCTGACGCAGGTGGAGGACGTAATACCCAAGTGGAAGATTGTTCCGACAAAAGACGTTATTGACGCCGCCTTCAAGGACCCCGCCAAGCGTGAACAGGTCGGTGAAATCAAACTCTCCTTCAGATCACCTCCTGGCCTGGTTTCAATCATACCTTCAGAGGCAGGGCGAGAgcatttttcttcatttttcagTGCTCTGAAAGTCCGAAACGAGCACATTTGTTTCCAATTTTGAGCGTATATATGTTTTGCGAGCTGATCCTATCTGCAATGCATGCCACGCAGATCAGGAAGAACAAGCTGATCTACCAAGACAAGCCCCGGCTCAAGACAGCGCTCGAGATGCTGAGGACCAGCATGTACGTGGAGGACAGCTTGTCGCAGGTGAAGCTGCCGTTCTTGGTCCTGCACGGCGAGGCCGACACGGTCACGGACCCGGAGGTGAGCCGCGCGCTGTACGAGCGCGCCGCCAGCACGGACAAGACCATCAAGCTCTACCCTGGGATGTGGCACGGCctcaccgccggcgagcccgACGAGAACGTCGAGGCCATCTTCTCTGACATCGTCGTGTGGCTCAGCGACCGGAGCCGCAGCTGGACGCCTGAGGACcgtctgatgaagatgatggcgGCGCCCGACAAGCTCGTCGTTGATGGCGAGAACAGCACTGGAAACGTCGAGTCGCGCCCTCGGCGGCAGAGGCGCAGGGGCTTCCTCTGTGGTCTCACCGGCCGGACACATCGCCACTCAGAAATATGTGATGTAAAGATATAGTGCTACAAGACTTCTCATCAGTTGTGTGCACCTAGAACCAATGGCCAATAAGGAAGTAGCGATGCTTGTGTAACATCCGTGTAATATAACCAGGCAGACAAATCATTCCCCTTCAATCACCCCCATTGCCGTTTGCTCAACAGATAAATAAATCTCTAGTTCCATTGCAGTTTTAAAGcaaatatatatgtttcaTGGATATACAGCTATACAAGTGGAGTGCTCATGTTGAAACAAAAGCTCATACCACTATGATCTGAATATCGAATTTCCAACCCACATTAGTTATCTGTTGACATTGTGATGATACAACTTGAATGACTCAGAAAACGAGGCCAGGGAAATGAAGAAACAGCTTACAACGTTAAGCAGCGCAAGGACATTCTTATTATCATTTCCATATTGCCCAAAGAACTATATATGTATGCAGCCATGACCTCGTGTTACCACCAAAATTCTTCAAATCCTGTAATCAGTTCTACCCTCTTGTACACAATTAATTATACAAGTTCCCTATAATTTGTGCCAGGTTCAAGTTAAGACATGCCACCAGCTGTGGTAGTCGACTCCTCTTGATCCCCAAAGATACGTTTGCGGAAGTCGGTGACCATGAGGGGAAGCCCCTCATGTAGAGGGACCTTGGGCTCCCAACCCAGGAGTTCTTTTGCGCGGGTAATGTCTGGCTTGCGCTTATGTGGATCATCAGCGGTATTTGGCCGGTACTCAATGCTTGCACTCGAGTCAATGGTGTCCTGTACCACCTTAGCCAGCTCCAGCATGGTGAACTCACCAGGGTTACCCAGGTTGAATGGTCCTATGTGCTCCCCTTCCATCAGTTTCATCAACCCTTCCACCTGTGAGAAGCACCGGTCGGTATCATTCACAAGTAGGCGTATGATAATtttatattactccctccgatcctaaattgttgtcgaaatattacatgtatctagacactttttaagaatagatacatccatatttgggcaaatttgagtcaagaatttaggatcagagggagtattatcaGAATTAAATGGTGGAAGAACATCAGGCACGGTTGCTGGATAACTAGATGccttcaaaacaaaacaacatatTCTGATGATTTTCAGCAGATCATAAATGTGTGCTTTACACTCCATCTCAATGCAGTACGCAAAGAGTATACAACATGTCAACATATTGATCATTTGATAAGTgtgatttttcaaaattttcatgCTTGAGAACAAAACGGATAAATGAGGTTCTTGTACTAAAGAGTATGCAAATAAAGGCAACCCATTCATATACAGATGTCACAAATGTAGATCTCAGGGTTGTAATAGTCcatatgtttatttttcaatAAAGAAACTCACCAGATCAGAGACGTATTGAAAGCTCCTAGTCTGCTTGCCATCACCGTAGACAGTCAAAGGCTCCTTCCTCAGTGCCTGAAGACCATAATTGCACAAATAACAATTCAGTGTTAAATGAACAACATATATCTTTAAATTCAGGTGCAAAAGGAGGAGGGTGCAACTGGTGGCTACCTGAGCAACAAAGTTACTGACAACACGGCCATCATCAATGCACATGCGAGGACCATACGTGTTAAAAATTCGAGCAATCCTGACCTAGGTACAAATAAATTAGTCAAGATTAGCATATGTATAGtaaagaaggaaaatgaaTGCTACAAACAACAAATAATTTGAATTGCATCAACCTCAAGGTTGGCACCACGGTGGTAATCCATGGTCAGTGTTTCAGCTGTGCGTTTACCCTCATCATAGCAACTCCTGACACCTGTTATTCAAGCAAAGCATTGGAGCCAGAAAATCTCTCGTGCAACAGGCAAAAACTTGTGTACACAAAACTAACAGTGTGCGAACAAACTATGAGAAGGACTGTTTTGATAAAAGGGTTAGCAATTGCTGTCAAGTTTAACAAAATTCTCCTTCTCTTCTATGTCTTGATTCCTCTCCTATGCCCTTTTGGGTCAGCTGTCACTAGTTTGGTTAAACTAAGCTGCCCTACTGTGAATTTTATATGATATTCCACTCTTCCATTTTACTAGATaaaggggaggggaggggaggggatcCAACAAGGTGGCTGGCCTCCTCTCAGATCTAATTCTACCAAATTGGCCCCCTCTCAGATCTAATTCTACCAAATAAAAGTGCCCACTTCCACAGGAAAGATTAGAAGCATGATCCAAAATTACAAAGCAAATAAGGATTCCACAACCACACTTCACATCATTTCGAATTCCAGCATGGGTCAGTAGCCTTTCGGTTATGAGAATTTTGGAGATTATTTTGTCAAGGAGAGCATCTATTTTCTCAACACTTTATATAAGCAGTAGCTTCATAGCCAGGAACTCATCACACCTTATATCTAGTAGTTTACTTTGCATTCGGCAATAATGAAAAGGAATGCTTTTCTTACAACAAAGAAACATGCATCAGATGGTTTCTTCTCTACCATGTCTTCACGATCAAATTACAATAAATAATTAAGGACATGGAAGTTACGTACAATCGATCTATTAGGAGGAATTAGTGAAACAAGGTATTAGGAGGAAGAATTACCAATGGGATTGACATTGCCCCAGTAAGTCTCCACCTGAGGGTGCTGGAGGGGATCACCATAGACTTCACTTGTGCTGGTGAGGAGAAACCTTGCACCAATCCTCTTTGCCAATCCAAGCATGTTCAGTGTCCCGACCACATTGGTCTTGTGTCGTCTAAAAGGTTAAGGCTCACAACACCATGAAACGACAGTTGGTGCTAACAACCGCAAGAACCTTTTCATTTGAGTTTTTAAATCTTTGAGATATTGATTGATAGTTAGGCTAGAACACCATAGTGCTAGCTCTAGAAGTTGGAAAGAGAAGACACAATGATATGATGTTCACTGAGGACTATGCATCATTGATTAGGAAGAAAAGGTCAGCAATCTGGACCTAGTCTCTCTTCCACTCAAAAATCTAACTTTGTAAAATCGAAAAGTACAGCTCAATTAGGTAAGATTATAACTTTGATCTATACCCCTGGTGGAAGTTAGAACAACATGAAGCAGAGAAATTTCTATTGAAACATGAATTTGCAGACAGTAGGGGCACAACGCCAGATCCAAAGAACTATCTTTAGACCATCCTAAAATAGCATTTCGTCTATCATAGCAAAGCAAAAACTTGTAAAGACAAAATGAAACATAAATATGAGATGCAAATAACAAAGGAGTGAAAGTTGATCAGATATTCCCAACCAAAAATAAGAACTTCGCCTCTAAAGCTATATCTGCATCTGAGATCTACTACTCTACTCGAATACACTACTCTAATCCATCATCAGCACATCAGCAACTAAGGAGCCTTTCGAAGCAAATCCAGAAAGCTCACCCGAAACCAAGCAAATTAACATGAATAGGACCAAAATTGAGCGATTCAAAGAGCAATAAACATATTGGTAAAGACGAATATTGGAAGAGCATTCAGACGAAGTAATTCAGTAAGGATATGATTGTCTTGATTGGGTTGTACTTGTAGTGCACGGGGCTGGCAGGGCAAGCGAGGTGGTAGATCTGGTCGACCTCGAGCAGTATGGGCTCGACGACATCGTGCCGGATGACCTCGAACCTGGGGTTCCCGAGGTGGTGCGCGACGTTCCCCTTGCGCCCCGTGAAGAAATTGTCCACCACGATCACGCTGTCGCCGCGCTCCATGAGCCGATCCACCAGGTGGCTCCCCACGAACCCGGCGCCGCCAGTCACGAGGACCCGTAGCCCGCGCCGGCGCAGCCCCAGGGGCATCTTGCCGCCGACGGACTCGTGCAGCGACGGGTGCGCGATGTTGGCGAGATGCTtgaaggagacggcggcggggccggagGGGGAGGTGTATCccgccgaggaggaagacgaggagaaggtgaagagggcggcggcgaagagcaTGCCGACGAGGGCGAAGAGGGGCCGGTGCTCGGCGGTGGCGtagcgggcggcgcgggtgagCCAGGAGAGCGGCTTGGAGGGCTTGGGAGAGTACTCCCCGCCGTCGGAGGCGGAGCCCGTGGCTGCCCCGCCGCGGTACGTTAGCTCCGACGCCATCTCCGGCGAAGGGGGTGGATGCAAAGTTGACTTTTCTTTACAGATCGTGGGTTCCTGACTGTAAATATGGCAAATTTCAGGGGGTCCTAGCTCGGCTCGGCGATGCGTCGCCGAGGTTTAACGCTGCGGGGAGACCTGCGGGAGGCAGGGGAGATCTTATAAACACAACGCTCGGCTGCGGGTGGGTGTGAGAAGAAGAGCGACGGGTTGATTCGCGGAACAATCGGGCCTCGTCGGTTGCCGCTCGACGGGGTCTACGGCGGTCGTAGCCGTCAATCGCGCCGGAAGATTTGCCATCGGTGTATCGGACGGCTGTGGAGTGTGGACTCCGTATCACGCGAGTTTGACTATTCAGTGCGAACGGGCAACGCTTACGACGACATGACAGTTGTCCACAACTTGGTTTTTTTGTGCTCAGTAGACCACgcatttaaatttatttttttgctttagACAAAATGCATTTGTAAGAATTAGAGGTTGGAAAGCTCAAGATTCATGTATGGAATGatcattttctttatttccttttgCAAAATTCTTGCGAAACTGCAGAGTGAAGGTCTTTCCGTCATGAGCACGTTCCTTAATTATTTGCCTAGCTAACGTGGAAAACGAAATTGGAGGTAGTTTGGAGCGAAGAAAGCAGTGCAACTTTATTTCCGTGATTCGTGGACAAAGCTACCATTTTCTGTCCATCAATTAGGAGGTCATATGGATGCCCTTTGATTGCCGCTTCAGTTGGACTTTCAGCACTTTGCCGACGCCGCCGTTTATTGCGCCTGTTGCAAACATCACCTCCTGAAAGTTTTCAGACTTCAGTCTGACGTTCACATCAGAGAAATCATGACAAATGGGCAACTGAATTGTGTCTCTTCCTTGCAGGAAAATTCGCCAAACTTCGACTCCTGAATAGGGATAGCGATCCAATCCACTGCGAGTGTCGTATAAGTGCTTTGACTAGGTTCTTTGTGCATCTGCACCGGAAAATCAGTAGATTTGTCCTTATGCATCCAattgattaatttttttgaatttgtaaaataaaatcttagatttatttttaattagaCACTCTTCTTGTCGGATTACCCAGGAAAAAACATAATACTCAAATAAGTTTCACACGGACGTCTATGATTCTTTCAATAGGAGCACTGAAAGAATGGAGATGGTGATAAGGACGTCCCACCTACAGATACAATCGTCCCACCTACGGTACCATTATAAGGACCAATTACTCGCGCTCGTGCACATCAATTAAATTATCAGGTATTTTCGTTTCTTGGTACTATGGATAATCTaaatgagaatatgatgctcAGATGCTCCTATGTTgattaggaatgaaggaccaaGTCATAAGAGCACATCATCCACGGGCGCCTCGGCCCGGCAACCAACCACGCCAAGCGCATCATCCCCGGGCACCCCGGTCCGGCAACTCACATCATCTCTGGACGCCCCGGCCCGGCAACACGCATCATCCCCAGGCGCCTCCGGCCCGGCAACTAACCATCACTGGGGACAAGAATACGAGGAGCTGCAAGCCACTTAAGTCGCGGGAAGATAAGAAATGATTGGGCTGCCACTTTCACATGGtgtgggcctaaggccatgtaacaGCCCAAGCCCTCGTTCACCTCCCACTCTATATAAGAGCAGCCATCGTCCCTTTAGCTAGTTGAGTTTGTTTAGATAAAAGTTTGACATTGCTGCAACCTACAAGATTCACTCTAGCGCTCAACGGCCTAGTGTAGAATCGGCTATCAGAACCCCACCCCGATACTTGTCTCCTTGAGACTATTGTACCTCATATCTATATCTACAATTTCAGATTCCCTTATCTCGATTCTATCTTGTTCTTGATTGCTAGCAAGGATTGAAACTTTGTGTTCAGGTTGACGGTGCCTTCGGTTCCGTCAATAACCACAGGGAGTTGGTGTagcgattgctaaggcgcatCATTGTGTGCACGGTGTAGTCGGGTCGTCAACATCTACTTCCGCCCAAATCGTAGTTATCCGGAGTTGTTGTagcgattgctaaggcgcatCGTGTTGTTGACGGTGTAGTCGGGTCGTCAACCTCTACTTCTACCCAAATcttctcatcgaaagatcgggccacaaCAAGGAGCCTCCCAGGGCGTCATCAGATGTCTAGAACAATAACATAGATTTTCCATAAACCAAAAGTTACACCAAACATTTTTGGAGCCACTTCTCTACCCGTGTCATTCTTATATATCTTGATATTTCTTCAAATCTCTGGTTGCGAAACAGTAGATGCTATCATATCTGCACATTCTAGACTAACCTCATTGGTTTTATAAAGCCGCATGAATCACCCACTGGGACTTGAGATCCCTGAACACACGGCGGCCAAGAATACATCACTTGCAAGATAGTTGAATCATTGACGAGCCAATGAGAAAGATGACTAGAATCACAAAATTACGAGTCATGAGATATACAAACTTCATGAAATAAACCATAATAGTCACACCAAAATGAGCATATAGACGAAAGACCTTGAAACCGTGTGTTATCACCTCCGCCGTCAGTACATCGTTGCTAAGGACGCACAAAAACCTTAGAACGACTGTACTATATACCAGATGTTGCTTCAGTGGCCATGTATACATATCCAAAGTATATACTAGAATAGGATATGCAAATCACCTACCGACAAACAATAGAGAGAAACATTTTAATCTAGAACAGGATATCCAAAGTATTTACTACAATTGATTCAGATTAGAATTTTCGAATAGAGGCCAGCAAGGTACTCAGGGTGGACATTCGAGTTGGGCTCGCCAACTCGGCCCGACCACGAGCACGCCTTTCATTCAGCACAAGCCAAGGTGCCAAAGGGGGCTCGTTTGGCTTTGACGCCGAGCCTCGCTTGGTTCACGCCCACCTTGAGACTCATAGTCCgcactaattaattaagacTAAGAGAGATTATACTTATCAGTTTTGCTAAAGGGAAGTGGCGTGTTTTTAGTGAGAGGTATTGACATATTAGCCGTTAGATTTTTATCCATGGCAACATGTGAGAGAGTAGAAAGAGAGGATGACAGCCAAATTCTGCTCTGGTATATTCACTAAGATTTAAATCCTTTGATTTAAAAATAGGCGCGTCGAGCACGGAAACAACCCCCGGGAACGATAGCTCAGCTCACGTCCTTTTTAGGCCCTCTTTGGTAGGAGCAGATGTACTGCGGGTTGAATTAGAAAAATTTGAAAGGTTAAAATGTAAAATTGATCGACAGACAAGGACGAAGGACACGCTCCTccttttatttattattaGTTGTAGATAGGCGCGCAGCATATAGCCCCACTCTATACTTATTCATCTATTCTAAGGACACGAATGTAAAAACCGATCGGACGATAAGGCACCTGGCGCCGGCAGTCAATCATGCTTTTATTGAAGTTTCCGGCGGGGTTGCCTTCGATTAAAACCGGTTGATACTGAAGTGCCGGAGCTCCACTCCGGCCTCTGCCGCAGTCTTGGCCTCCCCGTCGATGGCCATCTCGGCAAGGATCATCCCCACCGCGGGGCCCATCTTGAACCCGTGCCCAGAGAACCCGGCGCCGATCACCACGTCCTCTCCGAACTCCCCACCGAGGAAGTCGATCACGAAGTCCTTGTCCGGAGTCATCGAATACAAGCAAGAATACTGCACGACCGGCCCGCCGGCCGTCTCGACGTGGCCCGGCATGAACTCCTCGATCCACCCCGCGACCCGCTCGGCGGCTCCGCCAGAGCTCCATTCTTCCCGGCAGCCATCCGGGTCGCAGGGCGGGCCGTGGTCGTAGTTGATCTTGATCAGGCCCGGGAGCTCCAGCGACGGCGTGCTGTACACGTGCGGGTCGCCGTAGCTGGAGAAGGTCGGGAACCCGGCCTCCGCGGAAAGCTCTCGCTCGCGCCCTGGCTTGATCTTCCAGTACAGTACGAGCATGTGCAGCGGCTGGATCGGGAGCTCGAGCGCGCCGCCCGTGACGGAGCCGACCAGCTTGCGAGTCCACGCGCCGGCCGTCACGATGCACTTGGCGCCGTGGAactcctcgccgtcgctcgtcttcacCCAGATTCCGGGCTCTCCTTCTTTCCGGACGATGCCTACGACCTCCGCGTTGTGCTTTATAACGGCGCCCTTGTTGACGGCCAGGGACTGGAACATGGAGACCGCCTTGGTCGCGTtcagcacgccgccgccgagctcgctcACGGCGGCCACCCACCCGTCCGGGACGCGGAACGCGGCTCCCCACTTCTGGTTCGCCAAGTCCTTCTCGGACGCGCCGCCGTTCCTGACGGCGGCCAGGAGCGCGGGGTCGCCGCGCGGGCCGAGGGTGAGGTGCGGAGTCGCGGTGAGCacgcggcggccggagtcgGCCTCGGCGTCGCGCCAGAGGCGGCGGGCGAGGCGGACCATGGGCGGGTAGTGCGCCTTCGGGTAGGCGTCGCGGATGGTGCGGGACTCGCCGTGGGAGGAGCCGAGGCTGTGGAGCGGGGCGAAGCGCTCCAGGAGCaggacgcgcgcgccgcgggAGGACGCCGCGTGGGCCGCGCAGCTGCCCATGATGCCCGCGCCCACAACGATCACGTCAAAGTCGACGCCCGCGGTGGCGGTGGGGTAGGAAGCTGCATCGGCGGGCATGGCTGCTGCTTAATTTGGGATGAAGAAACAAGTGACCAGATGAGTGCTCTACTTAAAGAGCTGTGTGGGTTGGTCGGTACGAGGATGAATTTCCTAGCAGATGA
The Brachypodium distachyon strain Bd21 chromosome 2, Brachypodium_distachyon_v3.0, whole genome shotgun sequence genome window above contains:
- the LOC100834395 gene encoding probable sarcosine oxidase — protein: MPADAASYPTATAGVDFDVIVVGAGIMGSCAAHAASSRGARVLLLERFAPLHSLGSSHGESRTIRDAYPKAHYPPMVRLARRLWRDAEADSGRRVLTATPHLTLGPRGDPALLAAVRNGGASEKDLANQKWGAAFRVPDGWVAAVSELGGGVLNATKAVSMFQSLAVNKGAVIKHNAEVVGIVRKEGEPGIWVKTSDGEEFHGAKCIVTAGAWTRKLVGSVTGGALELPIQPLHMLVLYWKIKPGRERELSAEAGFPTFSSYGDPHVYSTPSLELPGLIKINYDHGPPCDPDGCREEWSSGGAAERVAGWIEEFMPGHVETAGGPVVQYSCLYSMTPDKDFVIDFLGGEFGEDVVIGAGFSGHGFKMGPAVGMILAEMAIDGEAKTAAEAGVELRHFSINRF
- the LOC100838781 gene encoding caffeoylshikimate esterase, giving the protein MEVEYHEEFVRNSSGVQLFTCGWLPAAASPKALVFLCHGYGMECSGFMRACGVRLAAAGYGVFGMDYEGHGKSMGARCYIRSFRRLVQDCERFFKSVCDLEEYRSKSRFLYGESMGGAVTLLLHRNDPTFWDGAVLVAPMCKISEKVKPHPLVIAALTQVEDVIPKWKIVPTKDVIDAAFKDPAKREQIRKNKLIYQDKPRLKTALEMLRTSMYVEDSLSQVKLPFLVLHGEADTVTDPEVSRALYERAASTDKTIKLYPGMWHGLTAGEPDENVEAIFSDIVVWLSDRSRSWTPEDRLMKMMAAPDKLVVDGENSTGNVESRPRRQRRRGFLCGLTGRTHRHSEICDVKI
- the LOC100839298 gene encoding UDP-glucuronic acid decarboxylase 2, with amino-acid sequence MASELTYRGGAATGSASDGGEYSPKPSKPLSWLTRAARYATAEHRPLFALVGMLFAAALFTFSSSSSSAGYTSPSGPAAVSFKHLANIAHPSLHESVGGKMPLGLRRRGLRVLVTGGAGFVGSHLVDRLMERGDSVIVVDNFFTGRKGNVAHHLGNPRFEVIRHDVVEPILLEVDQIYHLACPASPVHYKYNPIKTIKTNVVGTLNMLGLAKRIGARFLLTSTSEVYGDPLQHPQVETYWGNVNPIGVRSCYDEGKRTAETLTMDYHRGANLEVRIARIFNTYGPRMCIDDGRVVSNFVAQALRKEPLTVYGDGKQTRSFQYVSDLVEGLMKLMEGEHIGPFNLGNPGEFTMLELAKVVQDTIDSSASIEYRPNTADDPHKRKPDITRAKELLGWEPKVPLHEGLPLMVTDFRKRIFGDQEESTTTAGGMS